In one Diprion similis isolate iyDipSimi1 chromosome 6, iyDipSimi1.1, whole genome shotgun sequence genomic region, the following are encoded:
- the LOC124407014 gene encoding retinol-binding protein pinta-like isoform X1: MSLTLDTCSMDELCVAMGGSETLLIEYCDKLQDWLKLQPHLPHDAPRKRLEWLIIGSKMSLEKAKQKLDMYYTIRHLVPELFKNRDPRDSSINVLHDVTQYVILPKLTPENRRICILQPTVNDASKFDPWLLHKYMFMVGDIRMIEDRSAGDIYVYDLEMISLGHIMKLTPTLLKKCEVAASKAYAARIKSIHLINAPPFVDRIVTMIKSVLKPKLAARVHVHAVGDLESFHRLVPKSILPKDYGGSYSTIKELSGLLRKKVDDYRDWFLEQENVFADERLRPGPTFDENDIFGFSGSFRKLSVD, translated from the exons ATGTCGCTGACTCTGGACACCTGCAGCATGGACGAATTGTGCGTCGCGATGGGGGGAAGTGAAACATTGTTGATCGAATATTGTGACAAACTTCAAGACTGGTTGAAGTTGCAACCGCATCTTCCTCACG ATGCGCCGAGGAAGCGACTGGAATGGCTTATTATAGGCAGTAAGATGAGCCTGGAGAAGGCGAAGCAGAAACTGGACATGTACTACACGATTCGACACTTGGTGCCGGAACTATTCAAGAACAGAGATCCACGAGATTCTAGTATAAATGTCTTGCACGATGTAAC GCAGTACGTGATTCTGCCCAAATTGACTCCTGAGAACCGCAGAATTTGCATTCTTCAACCCACCGTTAATGATGCTAGTAAATTTGATCCCTGGCTGCTACACAA ATACATGTTCATGGTTGGCGATATCCGAATGATTGAGGACCGCAGTGCCGGTGACATATACGTCTACGATCTGGAGATGATAAGTCTAGGTCACATTATGAAGCTCACCCCCACTCTTTTAAAAAAGTGTGAAGTAGCAGCTTCG AAAGCCTACGCGGCAAGGATAAAGAGCATTCACTTAATCAACGCTCCCCCCTTCGTCGACCGTATTGTTACCATGATCAAGTCCGTGTTGAAACCTAAGCTCGCTGCTAGG GTGCACGTTCACGCGGTCGGCGATTTGGAATCGTTTCATCGGCTGGTACCTAAATCAATACTACCGAAGGATTACGGTGGAAGCTACTCAACTATAAAAGAGTTATCTG GTTTGTTACGTAAGAAGGTGGACGACTATCGGGACTGGTTTTTGGAGcaagaaaatgtttttgcgGACGAACGACTGCGCCCTGGTCCAACTTTTGACGAGAACGACATCTTCGGGTTTTCTGGATCATTTAGGAAGCTATCTGTTGATTAG
- the LOC124407014 gene encoding retinol-binding protein pinta-like isoform X2, with translation MFNAPRKRLEWLIIGSKMSLEKAKQKLDMYYTIRHLVPELFKNRDPRDSSINVLHDVTQYVILPKLTPENRRICILQPTVNDASKFDPWLLHKYMFMVGDIRMIEDRSAGDIYVYDLEMISLGHIMKLTPTLLKKCEVAASKAYAARIKSIHLINAPPFVDRIVTMIKSVLKPKLAARVHVHAVGDLESFHRLVPKSILPKDYGGSYSTIKELSGLLRKKVDDYRDWFLEQENVFADERLRPGPTFDENDIFGFSGSFRKLSVD, from the exons ATGTTTA ATGCGCCGAGGAAGCGACTGGAATGGCTTATTATAGGCAGTAAGATGAGCCTGGAGAAGGCGAAGCAGAAACTGGACATGTACTACACGATTCGACACTTGGTGCCGGAACTATTCAAGAACAGAGATCCACGAGATTCTAGTATAAATGTCTTGCACGATGTAAC GCAGTACGTGATTCTGCCCAAATTGACTCCTGAGAACCGCAGAATTTGCATTCTTCAACCCACCGTTAATGATGCTAGTAAATTTGATCCCTGGCTGCTACACAA ATACATGTTCATGGTTGGCGATATCCGAATGATTGAGGACCGCAGTGCCGGTGACATATACGTCTACGATCTGGAGATGATAAGTCTAGGTCACATTATGAAGCTCACCCCCACTCTTTTAAAAAAGTGTGAAGTAGCAGCTTCG AAAGCCTACGCGGCAAGGATAAAGAGCATTCACTTAATCAACGCTCCCCCCTTCGTCGACCGTATTGTTACCATGATCAAGTCCGTGTTGAAACCTAAGCTCGCTGCTAGG GTGCACGTTCACGCGGTCGGCGATTTGGAATCGTTTCATCGGCTGGTACCTAAATCAATACTACCGAAGGATTACGGTGGAAGCTACTCAACTATAAAAGAGTTATCTG GTTTGTTACGTAAGAAGGTGGACGACTATCGGGACTGGTTTTTGGAGcaagaaaatgtttttgcgGACGAACGACTGCGCCCTGGTCCAACTTTTGACGAGAACGACATCTTCGGGTTTTCTGGATCATTTAGGAAGCTATCTGTTGATTAG